From Ptychodera flava strain L36383 chromosome 2, AS_Pfla_20210202, whole genome shotgun sequence, the proteins below share one genomic window:
- the LOC139114080 gene encoding tripartite motif-containing protein 3-like, giving the protein MILCRYMYAVLGGFPVSTGKMSVEEPVQVENIIEDFLLCAVCRNLYESARILPCLHSTCGGCLHVSDTQSVVCHVCERAHTLPGEVGQLPENHLVNGLVELYKEHRNVSCCSVCQKGECAFGCLGCKNELCDVCAAEHSQDVPTHVVVGTAEYRQHRSSDQPIVPTMICSEHRSHEITSHCNTCRLPICVDCLKADHSSPGHDVKPLKEAAGECLALIVEKLKEKDRKAEHGDSTKETTAHEDEEKHDIEMTSLGSKEVPMDVSATSHYAYSETASDIIKQILHISQLRLSSSQPGKLSQFFEMQILHGKAAECLISSNALNPASWVLELLILQTFTELAELKDPEFQPLVDICRHIEFGACPGIASSSRSEVTDYPSSLKLGEEGLITVSLQDWWKNRVTKIMGDVQGHVTKPDGSSSVIREIKHTELKGLFQLKIRAQAVGETEVSVSVQKMDIKDSPISLDVYPRDIRESSLVSTIGEGTLSNPWGFAVAKSGNVIVADRNNDRVQIYDSLGKHKKAVEFTKFPEAFVPNCIAVADNGNCFVTETGNKQVVVCDENGGFIQSFGKDELKHPVGIAISPTNGRVYVVDMSAGCIRIYTQQGKYISSFGTKGTGEGQFSSPFCIAINSKGNIIVSDRDNHRIQVWNADGQFLFSFGEHGSADGQLSRPVGVCTDQESFIYVSDYGNDRVVKFSADGKFEQRIDRIEHELCGVTGISVVEDRELLQIYAADWAHGCIKVFSH; this is encoded by the coding sequence ATGATTCTCTGTCGGTACATGTATGCAGTATTGGGCGGGTTTCCTGTTAGCACCGGCAAAATGAGTGTAGAAGAGCCTGTCCAGGTGGAGAATATTATTGAAGATTTTCTGTTATGTGCAGTGTGTAGAAATCTGTATGAAAGTGCCAGGATTCTGCCTTGTTTACACTCTACGTGTGGTGGATGTCTCCATGTGTCAGACACGCAGAGTGTGGTGTGCCACGTATGTGAGCGTGCCCACACTCTGCCTGGAGAAGTAGGTCAGCTTCCAGAGAACCACCTTGTGAATGGATTGGTGGAGCTCTACAAAGAACACAGAAACGTGAGTTGCTGCTCGGTGTGTCAGAAGGGGGAGTGTGCATTCGGTTGCCTTGGGTGTAAAAATGAACTGTGTGATGTCTGTGCGGCCGAACATTCCCAGGACGTCCCAACACATGTGGTTGTGGGTACAGCTGAGTACCGACAACACAGGAGTTCAGACCAACCCATCGTGCCGACTATGATATGTTCTGAACATCGTAGTCATGAGATCACATCCCACTGCAATACCTGTCGCCTGCCTATTTGTGTGGACTGTCTGAAGGCGGATCACAGCTCTCCTGGCCATGACGTCAAACCACTGAAAGAGGCTGCGGGAGAATGTCTGGCACTTATTGTCGAAAAACTTAAAGAAAAAGACCGCAAAGCAGAACATGGTGATTCTACCAAAGAAACAACCGCCCATGAAGATGAAGAAAAACATGACATTGAAATGACATCACTGGGAAGCAAAGAAGTACCTATGGATGTCTCAGCTACATCCCATTATGCGTACAGCGAGACTGCGTCAGACATCATCAAACAAATCTTACATATCTCACAACTGAGATTGTCATCAAGCCAGCCCGGGAAGCTTTCTCAGTTCTTTGAGATGCAGATATTACATGGGAAGGCGGCGGAGTGTCTGATCAGCTCTAATGCACTGAATCCGGCGAGTTGGGTTCTAGAGCTCCTGATTCTGCAGACGTTTACGGAACTGGCTGAACTGAAAGATCCAGAATTCCAGCCTCTAGTCGATATCTGTAGACACATTGAGTTCGGTGCATGCCCAGGCATCGCCTCCTCATCGAGATCAGAAGTGACTGACTATCCGTCAAGTTTAAAACTTGGAGAAGAGGGACTTATCACAGTAAGTCTACAAGACTGGTGGAAAAATAGAGTAACAAAGATTATGGGAGATGTTCAAGGGCATGTAACCAAACCTGACGGATCATCTTCTGTGATCAGAGAAATTAAACACACTGAATTAAAGGGATtatttcagttgaaaatcaggGCACAAGCTGTCGGTGAAACAGAAGTGAGTGTTTCTGTCCAAAAGATGGACATCAAAGACTCCCCGATATCACTCGATGTGTATCCCAGAGATATCAGAGAAAGCAGTCTGGTGAGTACTATTGGGGAAGGCACTTTGAGTAACCCATGGGGCTTTGCTGTAGCCAAATCTGGAAACGTCATTGTAGCAGACCGTAACAATGACAGAGTGCAGATTTATGATTCGCTTGGTAAGCACAAAAAGGCCGTAGAGTTCACAAAGTTTCCCGAGGCGTTTGTGCCCAACTGTATAGCCGTAGCTGATAACGGTAACTGCTTTGTCACTGAAACTGGCAACAAGCAGGTGGTTGTTTGTGATGAGAATGGTGGTTTCATACAGAGCTTCGGAAAAGATGAACTCAAACACCCAGTTGGCATTGCGATAAGCCCAACAAATGGGAGAGTGTACGTGGTTGATATGAGTGCTGGATGTATCCGGATCTACACTCAACAAGGCAAGTACATCTCATCCTTTGGCACCAAAGGAACTGGGGAGGGGCAGTTTTCTAGTCCATTTTGCATCGCTATCAACTCCAAGGGCAACATCATCGTGTCAGACCGCGACAACCATCGCATCCAGGTCTGGAATGCAGACGGACAGTTCCTGTTTTCCTTCGGTGAGCACGGAAGCGCTGATGGCCAGTTGAGTCGTCCTGTTGGAGTCTGCACAGACCAGGAATCCTTCATATATGTCAGCGACTACGGCAATGACAGGGTGGTGAAGTTCTCTGCGGACGGGAAGTTTGAGCAGCGGATTGATCGCATTGAACATGAACTTTGCGGTGTTACCGGCATCAGTGTGGTAGAAGACAGGGAATTGTTGCAAATCTATGCTGCTGACTGGGCACATGGCtgcatcaaagtgttctctCACTGA